A single window of Nocardioides baekrokdamisoli DNA harbors:
- a CDS encoding alpha/beta fold hydrolase gives MVLAYEVHGTGEPIVLIHGVGHRRQAWDPIVPLLANDFQVITIDLPGFGESGPLVMKKGHAEDALRKELIETVAFLGIENPHVVGNSLGGLIALEIAHDGRAKSATALSPAGFWDGEADFTYINLLFNSVLTAATFARPIARPLLSTALGRKVLLSWLNTHAENIPPEVAYGDFKALAAAAPNVRRLLAEHYQFEGDIDVPATVAWSEKDRVLLPYQARRAARLLPNAQHITLAGVGHVPMWDDPELVAETIRDTVARASAPARKKKVARA, from the coding sequence GTGGTTCTTGCATACGAGGTGCATGGCACCGGCGAGCCGATCGTGTTGATTCACGGCGTCGGCCACCGCCGACAGGCCTGGGACCCGATCGTCCCGTTGCTCGCCAACGACTTCCAGGTCATCACGATCGACCTCCCGGGGTTCGGGGAGTCCGGTCCCCTCGTGATGAAGAAGGGCCACGCCGAGGACGCGCTCCGCAAGGAGCTCATCGAGACGGTGGCTTTCCTCGGCATCGAGAACCCACACGTCGTCGGCAACTCCCTGGGCGGCCTGATCGCCCTCGAGATCGCCCATGACGGTCGCGCGAAGTCGGCGACCGCGCTGTCGCCTGCAGGCTTCTGGGACGGCGAAGCCGACTTCACCTACATCAACCTGCTCTTCAACTCGGTGCTGACCGCCGCCACGTTCGCGCGACCGATCGCCCGGCCCCTCCTGAGCACCGCTCTCGGCCGCAAGGTGCTGCTCTCGTGGTTGAACACCCACGCCGAGAACATCCCGCCCGAGGTGGCGTACGGCGACTTCAAGGCGCTCGCCGCAGCCGCTCCGAACGTACGTCGACTCCTCGCCGAGCACTATCAGTTCGAGGGCGACATCGACGTGCCGGCCACGGTCGCCTGGTCCGAGAAGGACCGAGTACTGCTCCCGTACCAGGCCCGCCGCGCAGCTCGCCTGCTGCCCAACGCCCAGCACATCACCTTGGCCGGCGTCGGTCACGTCCCGATGTGGGATGACCCCGAGCTCGTCGCCGAGACGATCCGCGACACCGTCGCGCGCGCGTCCGCTCCGGCTCGCAAGAAGAAGGTCGCGCGCGCATGA
- a CDS encoding DUF2127 domain-containing protein, translating to MPRPFARYNWEVRACGRHGHVLYQPTEPDLAARLHVMTPAGDAWRCLRCAAYVPDAASVVVGPAADAPIVLRGKALKDATILRLLAAERIIRALFLGLAAYGVFRFAADKESLARTISADLPLLQPLEDKLGINLANSTPMRLMDKALSYSHHTLIWVAIALVAYAALELLEGVGLWSLKRWGEYVGAVGTSVLLPLEIYDIVDKTTLLRVVLFLVNVAAVVYLVWSKRLFGVRGGLAAYEAERRSVSLLEVETAAERTP from the coding sequence ATGCCCCGCCCGTTCGCTCGCTACAACTGGGAAGTCCGTGCCTGCGGACGGCACGGTCACGTCCTCTACCAACCGACTGAGCCAGATCTCGCGGCCCGCCTCCATGTGATGACGCCCGCCGGCGATGCGTGGCGGTGCCTGCGGTGCGCTGCGTACGTCCCGGACGCTGCCTCGGTCGTGGTCGGCCCAGCTGCTGACGCACCCATCGTGCTGCGCGGCAAGGCGTTGAAGGATGCCACGATCCTGAGACTTCTGGCTGCCGAGCGAATCATTCGCGCACTCTTTCTGGGTCTCGCGGCCTACGGTGTCTTCCGGTTCGCGGCTGACAAGGAGAGCCTCGCTCGGACGATCAGTGCCGACCTGCCCCTCCTCCAGCCGTTGGAGGACAAACTCGGCATCAATCTGGCGAACTCCACGCCGATGCGGCTCATGGACAAGGCTCTGTCCTACTCGCATCACACCCTGATCTGGGTCGCGATCGCGCTGGTCGCCTACGCGGCCCTCGAACTGCTGGAGGGCGTCGGCCTCTGGTCGTTGAAGCGGTGGGGCGAGTACGTCGGCGCTGTGGGTACGTCGGTCCTGTTGCCCCTGGAGATCTACGACATCGTCGACAAGACCACGCTTCTGCGAGTCGTCCTCTTCCTCGTCAACGTTGCCGCGGTGGTCTACCTCGTCTGGTCCAAGCGGCTGTTCGGTGTACGCGGTGGGCTGGCCGCGTACGAAGCGGAACGCCGGAGCGTGTCCCTGCTGGAGGTCGAGACGGCCGCCGAGCGTACGCCGTAG
- a CDS encoding adenylate/guanylate cyclase domain-containing protein codes for MVRQTWRRRLSRMDIGTLRLLIAAVVAGINLIGAAAVPLIAWYVLPRPPIRDPRGLLIDNLWLALIYAAVSAVLGVIIGIRLSAGATRWVIDRRRPKLSERRLVLSVPRKVAFLQIVFWWLAGVVFGVFDFVRSHNWVVWVGVSGLCVAVGLITSSVSYLMIERLQRPLVRRVLAQGVPARVGMRIGIRSFLAWFLGSGVVLIGIVAVGLAGFVEGHQVSSWRLSLTMVVLGLIGVGLGGFMSILEAHALSEPIRSLRATIRRVQKGDLNQHVSIYDGTEIGILQAGVNDMLKGMRERERIRDLFGRHVGLDVAQQALKKGVRLGGEVRHVGALFVDVVGSTSIALNRPPEEVVALLNKFFAVVIEVVHAHGGLINKFEGDAALAIWGAPGDPYELEGSIIAAARVLSERLRGELPDLPAAIGVSAGRAVAGNVGAAERYEYTVIGDPVNEAARLTELAKLQPTLVLARATLLEAVPAGEAYRWMVIDPVVVRGRTEPTPVATLRT; via the coding sequence ATGGTCCGCCAGACCTGGCGAAGGCGCCTCTCCCGGATGGACATCGGGACGTTGCGTCTGCTGATCGCCGCGGTCGTGGCCGGGATCAACCTGATCGGCGCGGCGGCCGTGCCGCTGATCGCCTGGTACGTGCTGCCGCGGCCGCCCATCCGCGACCCGCGCGGGTTGCTGATCGACAACCTGTGGCTGGCGCTCATCTACGCCGCAGTCTCCGCGGTCCTCGGCGTCATCATCGGCATCCGGCTCAGTGCCGGGGCGACACGGTGGGTCATCGACCGACGGCGGCCCAAGCTCTCCGAGCGGCGCCTGGTCCTGAGCGTCCCGCGCAAGGTCGCGTTCCTGCAGATCGTGTTCTGGTGGCTGGCCGGCGTCGTCTTCGGGGTCTTCGATTTCGTGCGCTCCCACAACTGGGTCGTCTGGGTCGGGGTGAGCGGGCTGTGCGTCGCCGTCGGCCTCATCACCAGCTCGGTCAGCTATCTCATGATCGAGCGCCTGCAGCGTCCGTTGGTCCGACGCGTACTGGCACAAGGAGTGCCTGCCCGCGTGGGTATGCGCATCGGCATCCGCTCCTTCCTGGCCTGGTTCCTCGGCTCCGGCGTCGTGCTGATCGGGATCGTCGCCGTGGGGCTGGCGGGATTCGTCGAGGGGCACCAGGTCAGCTCGTGGCGGTTGTCCCTCACGATGGTCGTGCTCGGGCTGATCGGTGTCGGTCTGGGCGGCTTCATGAGCATCCTTGAGGCGCATGCGCTGTCCGAGCCGATCCGGTCGTTGCGAGCCACCATCCGTCGGGTGCAGAAGGGCGATCTCAATCAGCACGTGTCGATCTACGACGGCACCGAGATCGGCATCCTGCAGGCCGGCGTCAACGACATGCTCAAGGGGATGCGCGAACGCGAGCGCATCCGCGATCTCTTCGGTCGCCACGTCGGACTCGACGTCGCCCAACAAGCCCTGAAGAAGGGCGTACGCCTCGGCGGTGAGGTGCGGCACGTCGGCGCCCTGTTCGTCGACGTCGTGGGGTCGACGTCGATCGCGCTCAATCGGCCTCCTGAAGAAGTCGTCGCGCTGCTCAACAAGTTCTTCGCAGTCGTGATCGAGGTCGTGCACGCCCACGGTGGCCTGATCAACAAGTTCGAGGGCGACGCCGCCCTCGCCATCTGGGGAGCACCCGGAGATCCGTACGAGTTGGAGGGCTCGATCATCGCCGCCGCTCGCGTACTCAGCGAACGTCTGCGTGGCGAACTGCCCGATCTCCCGGCGGCGATCGGGGTCTCTGCGGGCCGTGCGGTCGCCGGCAACGTCGGTGCGGCCGAGAGGTACGAGTACACCGTCATCGGCGACCCGGTGAACGAGGCTGCCCGGCTCACCGAGTTGGCGAAGCTGCAACCGACCCTGGTGCTGGCGCGGGCCACGTTGCTGGAGGCCGTGCCGGCGGGGGAGGCGTACCGCTGGATGGTGATCGATCCGGTGGTGGTCCGTGGGCGTACCGAGCCGACGCCCGTGGCGACGCTGCGTACCTGA
- a CDS encoding flavin-containing monooxygenase produces the protein MSTRHTTDVVIIGAGISGVGVASRLRIEHPELDVTLFERRDAMGGTWDLFKYPGIRSDSDMLTFGFGFRPWHGTKVLSDGPSIKRYVEDTAAEYGITEKTLFGTTVESANWDSESQRWSTTVVNAAGETEIWTSQYAVLATGYYDYDNAHRPTWTGEKSFKGEFVHPQFWPEDLDVADKKVVVIGSGATAITLVPSLADAGAEVTMLQRSPTYIGTVPETDPVSILLDRAHVPKMVSYHVGRVRNIALQQGLYRACKAAPGPMRALLLAQLKAQIGDVDMEHFKPNYKPWDERLCVVPNGDLFRTLRRGEARIVTDHIKKFDRTGIVLEGGEHLDADIVVTATGLTIKVGGGIDITVDGQAVPVRDRMLYKGVMLEGVPNAILVLGYTNASWTLKVDLAATYFSRLVSHLRKGGYTSVVATADADERREVSVMGDSMRSGYIARGDAVMPRQGKSGPWRIKNDYFRDWPMLKRSKIDDGALTFTRQGTAVESIESDSVGV, from the coding sequence ATGAGTACGCGCCACACCACCGACGTCGTCATCATCGGCGCCGGCATCTCCGGCGTCGGCGTGGCCTCCCGCCTGCGGATCGAGCACCCCGAGCTCGACGTCACCCTGTTCGAGCGTCGCGACGCGATGGGCGGCACCTGGGACCTCTTCAAGTACCCCGGCATCCGCTCGGACTCCGACATGCTCACCTTCGGGTTCGGTTTCCGTCCGTGGCACGGCACCAAGGTGCTCTCGGACGGCCCCAGCATCAAGCGGTACGTCGAGGACACCGCGGCCGAGTACGGCATCACCGAGAAGACGTTGTTCGGCACCACTGTCGAGTCGGCGAACTGGGACTCCGAGTCCCAGCGTTGGTCGACGACGGTCGTGAACGCCGCAGGCGAGACCGAGATCTGGACCTCGCAGTACGCCGTCCTGGCCACGGGCTACTACGACTACGACAACGCGCACCGGCCGACGTGGACCGGGGAGAAGTCGTTCAAGGGCGAGTTCGTGCACCCGCAGTTCTGGCCGGAGGACCTCGACGTCGCGGACAAGAAGGTCGTCGTCATCGGCTCCGGCGCCACGGCGATCACATTGGTCCCCAGTCTGGCTGACGCCGGCGCCGAGGTGACCATGCTGCAGCGGTCCCCCACCTACATCGGCACGGTGCCGGAGACCGACCCGGTGTCGATCCTTCTCGACAGGGCCCACGTCCCCAAGATGGTCAGCTATCACGTGGGGCGCGTACGCAACATCGCCCTGCAGCAGGGGCTCTATCGAGCCTGCAAGGCTGCCCCGGGACCGATGCGCGCGCTGCTGCTCGCCCAGCTCAAGGCCCAGATCGGCGACGTCGACATGGAGCACTTCAAGCCGAACTACAAGCCGTGGGACGAGCGTCTCTGCGTGGTTCCGAACGGCGACCTGTTCCGTACGCTGCGCCGCGGCGAGGCCCGGATCGTCACCGACCACATCAAGAAGTTCGACCGCACCGGCATCGTGCTCGAGGGCGGAGAGCACCTGGACGCCGACATCGTCGTCACCGCGACCGGTCTCACCATCAAGGTGGGCGGCGGCATCGACATCACGGTCGACGGCCAGGCGGTTCCGGTGCGCGACCGGATGCTCTACAAGGGCGTCATGCTCGAGGGCGTACCGAACGCGATCCTGGTGCTCGGCTACACGAACGCCTCCTGGACGCTCAAGGTCGACCTGGCCGCGACGTACTTCTCGCGACTGGTGTCGCACCTGCGCAAGGGCGGTTACACCTCGGTCGTCGCGACCGCCGACGCGGACGAGCGTCGCGAGGTCTCGGTGATGGGTGACTCGATGCGCTCGGGCTACATCGCACGCGGCGACGCCGTGATGCCGCGCCAGGGCAAGTCCGGACCGTGGCGGATCAAGAACGACTACTTCCGCGACTGGCCGATGCTCAAGCGCTCGAAGATCGACGACGGTGCACTCACGTTCACACGCCAGGGCACGGCCGTCGAATCCATCGAGTCCGACTCGGTCGGCGTCTGA
- a CDS encoding helix-turn-helix domain-containing protein, which yields MSTESSGLSGPENVESPAALAAALSTVRNRLGLTVREVAGATGIPTSTLGGYFSGRHLPPLTQPKVFATLLGALRIPEVEVGAWRDALIRARRNGKA from the coding sequence ATGAGCACAGAGTCATCTGGGCTCTCGGGGCCTGAGAACGTTGAATCACCAGCTGCCCTTGCGGCTGCTCTGAGCACGGTGCGGAACCGTCTTGGTCTGACTGTGCGCGAAGTCGCCGGAGCCACAGGCATTCCGACGTCCACGTTGGGCGGCTACTTCAGCGGTCGGCATTTGCCGCCGCTGACCCAACCGAAGGTCTTCGCGACGCTGCTCGGCGCGCTGCGGATCCCGGAGGTCGAGGTGGGTGCCTGGCGCGATGCCCTGATCCGGGCCAGGCGCAACGGCAAGGCGTAG
- a CDS encoding MFS transporter, with product MSRIVSLGRTTPARTILIVLNVSLALHLLWLWGLATTGGDLAAQDFWAEQVRAHPGIAYNFAWYGGLPPVSYSAITPYVMGHLGVRPTGVICGVISSVIMVLILRRMIDVRHVFWPSMVAMLALWCNTVSGRITFSFGLMFALATLWALVSQLRPRWLRAALIVIGAVAATAGSAVAGLFLGLLAGGLWLSRRRTEAYLLGIPPAAYVVATTFTFPFQGDQPYPWYLVLPTVVAGYAVWATAPREWKWVRRGSLVYIAAVFGTYVITSPIGSNIDRMAMIFAPVILVVTLESGRARSPFTRFTRLRAIPVWGFVAFMSLASFSWNFIQAGLDLGTNSTATVLDTEQQTVVKVLQAHHAATWMVEFVPTASHRESSEFASSFNMVRGWNRQADKSRNALFYDPSPPLTPEIYNRWLHRWPVGFVVLPPGNLDYAAKREGQIVASEPSFLRLVWSDNGWRVYAVQAPTPVIAAPGVLAEFESDHLTVRVPHPGSYLIRVYYAGVLAILDPAGDAYPAPKKMAGGAYENPHGCLLETHTAIPDLVNPVPTGAQKTDQWTTLVAPRAGKYVIEGPWSIDAGTSCPTN from the coding sequence GTGAGTCGCATCGTGTCGCTGGGCCGTACGACTCCGGCGCGGACCATCCTGATCGTCCTCAACGTCTCCCTCGCACTCCACCTCCTGTGGCTGTGGGGTCTGGCCACCACCGGCGGCGATCTGGCTGCCCAGGACTTCTGGGCCGAGCAGGTCCGGGCGCACCCCGGGATCGCGTACAACTTCGCCTGGTACGGCGGGCTGCCCCCGGTGTCCTACAGCGCCATCACGCCGTATGTGATGGGGCACCTCGGCGTACGACCGACGGGCGTCATCTGCGGCGTGATCAGTTCGGTGATCATGGTGCTGATCCTGCGCAGGATGATCGACGTACGTCACGTGTTCTGGCCGTCGATGGTCGCGATGCTCGCGTTGTGGTGCAACACCGTCTCCGGGCGGATCACGTTCTCATTCGGTCTGATGTTCGCGCTGGCCACGCTGTGGGCCCTGGTGAGTCAGCTACGTCCCCGCTGGCTCCGTGCAGCCCTGATCGTGATCGGCGCGGTCGCGGCGACCGCGGGCAGTGCTGTCGCCGGACTCTTCCTCGGGCTCCTCGCGGGCGGTCTCTGGTTGAGCCGCCGACGTACCGAGGCGTACCTGCTCGGTATTCCGCCGGCCGCATACGTCGTGGCTACGACCTTCACGTTCCCGTTCCAGGGCGATCAGCCGTACCCGTGGTACCTGGTGCTGCCGACGGTCGTGGCCGGGTACGCCGTCTGGGCGACGGCGCCACGCGAATGGAAGTGGGTACGCCGGGGCAGCCTGGTCTACATCGCGGCCGTGTTCGGCACGTACGTGATCACGTCCCCGATCGGCAGCAACATCGACCGGATGGCGATGATCTTCGCGCCGGTCATCCTCGTGGTCACGCTCGAGTCCGGACGCGCGCGCAGCCCGTTCACGCGGTTCACCCGACTCCGGGCGATCCCAGTGTGGGGCTTCGTCGCCTTCATGTCCTTGGCATCGTTCTCCTGGAACTTCATCCAGGCCGGCCTCGACCTCGGCACGAACTCGACCGCCACCGTCCTCGACACCGAGCAGCAGACCGTCGTGAAGGTCCTGCAGGCCCACCACGCCGCCACCTGGATGGTCGAGTTCGTCCCGACGGCCAGCCACCGCGAATCATCCGAGTTCGCGTCGTCCTTCAACATGGTGCGGGGTTGGAACCGGCAGGCGGACAAATCTCGCAACGCGCTCTTCTACGACCCCAGCCCGCCTCTGACACCGGAGATCTACAACCGCTGGCTGCATCGATGGCCGGTCGGCTTCGTCGTTCTCCCCCCGGGCAACCTCGACTACGCGGCGAAGCGCGAGGGGCAGATCGTCGCCTCGGAACCGTCGTTCCTGCGTCTGGTGTGGAGCGACAACGGGTGGCGGGTGTACGCAGTGCAGGCGCCGACGCCCGTGATCGCCGCACCGGGCGTGCTCGCGGAGTTCGAGTCCGACCACCTCACAGTCCGCGTGCCTCACCCGGGCAGCTATCTCATTCGGGTCTACTACGCCGGCGTCCTGGCGATCCTCGATCCGGCGGGCGACGCGTACCCGGCCCCGAAGAAGATGGCCGGCGGCGCGTACGAAAACCCCCACGGCTGCCTGCTCGAGACCCACACCGCCATTCCCGACCTCGTGAATCCGGTGCCGACCGGCGCACAGAAAACGGACCAGTGGACGACGCTGGTGGCCCCCAGAGCCGGGAAGTACGTCATCGAGGGTCCGTGGTCGATCGACGCCGGGACCTCCTGCCCGACGAACTGA
- a CDS encoding fibronectin type III domain-containing protein, whose translation MALVRRFVIAFTLIATTLAVAPISRADAAGGGSRINPSTGLRVGFMPMRHAVGRSTASFAPRSSPPAVNLQYFGGPLVTSAAVENVLWGASGTYLSQVALPVAPGDINTAMSDMFASQWGKNLASYSAGGYTIGAGTVTGRTSITPSLAASGTTVEDSAIQAELLSQIAAGHLGTPTANTIYTLHFPQGTTVCDAGMGASPEACSPVQGADNTNAFCGYHGATSATDPATGLHILYVVLPYADAYYQGGCGPHSGALNATESVASHELAETITDPQVSLATGPQAPLGWYDLNYGENGDICQSGLSPAANSVESVNYQDGSGTWFSVQQIFTPQWKACVPAPPRGLSVAQTPGGRFRLTWAAPLDASQNPVHGYAIFRLNGNSWQYITQVGSTTLSYQTGAYTLGSTQTFNILGLGQDATDPSSEKQSNSSHAVAVSTPGAVTWIRTLRGGTSPVIGWATAPANYSAVTKYMITGPGGSRYVSPSARSFGWSNLRRGRYLITVRAVNRLGTGTARSFYLVN comes from the coding sequence ATGGCGCTGGTACGCCGCTTCGTCATTGCATTCACGCTGATCGCGACCACGCTTGCCGTCGCTCCGATCTCGCGCGCCGACGCCGCCGGCGGCGGCTCACGGATCAACCCGAGTACGGGCCTGAGGGTCGGATTCATGCCGATGCGGCACGCGGTCGGTCGGTCGACCGCGAGTTTCGCGCCGCGGTCGAGCCCCCCAGCCGTCAATCTGCAGTACTTCGGTGGGCCGCTGGTCACGAGTGCTGCTGTCGAGAATGTGTTGTGGGGCGCCTCCGGGACCTATCTCAGCCAGGTGGCGCTGCCGGTGGCCCCCGGCGACATCAATACGGCCATGAGCGACATGTTTGCCTCCCAGTGGGGCAAGAACCTGGCCTCGTACAGTGCGGGCGGCTACACGATCGGCGCTGGCACCGTGACCGGCCGGACCAGCATCACCCCCAGCCTCGCGGCCAGTGGAACGACTGTCGAGGACTCGGCGATCCAGGCCGAGTTGCTCAGTCAGATCGCGGCGGGCCACCTGGGTACGCCGACCGCCAACACGATCTACACCTTGCACTTCCCGCAGGGCACCACCGTCTGCGACGCGGGTATGGGTGCTTCGCCGGAAGCCTGCTCACCAGTCCAGGGCGCTGACAACACGAACGCCTTCTGCGGCTACCACGGGGCGACGTCGGCAACCGATCCGGCGACCGGCCTGCACATCCTGTACGTCGTGCTGCCGTACGCCGATGCGTACTACCAGGGCGGCTGCGGCCCCCACTCGGGAGCTCTGAACGCGACCGAGTCGGTCGCATCGCACGAGTTGGCCGAAACCATCACCGACCCGCAGGTCTCCCTGGCCACTGGCCCGCAGGCCCCGCTGGGTTGGTACGACCTGAACTACGGCGAGAACGGCGACATCTGCCAGTCCGGCTTGTCTCCGGCCGCCAACTCGGTTGAGTCCGTCAACTACCAGGACGGGTCGGGCACCTGGTTCTCGGTCCAGCAGATCTTCACCCCGCAGTGGAAAGCGTGCGTACCCGCGCCGCCTCGGGGTCTCAGCGTGGCTCAGACGCCCGGTGGCCGGTTCCGCCTGACGTGGGCCGCGCCCCTTGATGCGTCCCAGAACCCGGTCCACGGGTACGCGATCTTCCGACTCAACGGCAACTCGTGGCAGTACATCACGCAGGTGGGCAGCACCACGCTGAGCTACCAGACGGGCGCCTACACGCTCGGAAGCACTCAGACGTTCAACATTCTGGGTCTGGGGCAGGACGCGACCGACCCGTCGTCGGAGAAGCAGTCCAATTCCTCCCACGCTGTGGCAGTGTCGACGCCTGGCGCCGTCACGTGGATTCGTACGCTCCGCGGCGGCACGTCGCCGGTGATCGGCTGGGCCACCGCGCCCGCGAACTACTCCGCGGTCACGAAATACATGATCACCGGCCCGGGCGGCAGCCGGTACGTGTCCCCGTCGGCACGCTCGTTCGGCTGGTCCAATCTGCGCCGCGGCCGCTACCTGATCACGGTGCGCGCCGTGAACCGGTTGGGCACCGGCACCGCCCGTTCGTTCTATCTGGTCAACTGA
- a CDS encoding DUF2510 domain-containing protein, with protein MSNPPAGWYPNPDLGNASSHRFWDGSHWTEHVHLIPARRRWKRVVLWMAIAIVASPVVLFVAFMVIGIGVAAVTGDNCAFDPPPGDVSTMTLVNDTRGPVEFVECDNATCSAYNHVDGGGTVAAGQETDWNHENCGREPVGIVDGSGALLGCIILPVDDLPKVTTWRVSHRAPCSGPIG; from the coding sequence GTGTCGAATCCTCCGGCAGGCTGGTATCCCAACCCCGACCTGGGCAATGCGAGCAGTCACCGCTTCTGGGACGGATCACACTGGACCGAGCACGTACACCTGATCCCGGCACGGCGGCGATGGAAGCGTGTCGTGCTCTGGATGGCGATCGCGATTGTCGCGTCGCCTGTCGTGCTGTTCGTCGCATTCATGGTGATCGGCATCGGAGTCGCGGCCGTGACCGGCGACAACTGTGCGTTCGACCCTCCCCCGGGCGATGTCAGCACCATGACGTTGGTCAACGACACCCGCGGGCCGGTCGAATTCGTCGAGTGCGACAACGCCACGTGCAGTGCGTACAACCACGTCGACGGCGGGGGCACGGTGGCGGCCGGTCAGGAAACCGACTGGAACCACGAGAACTGCGGGCGCGAACCGGTCGGCATCGTTGACGGATCGGGCGCGCTGCTCGGCTGCATCATCCTCCCCGTGGATGACCTACCGAAGGTGACGACCTGGCGGGTGTCACATCGCGCTCCCTGTAGCGGACCGATTGGCTGA
- a CDS encoding response regulator transcription factor, translating into MFALERTLTADIIPASRTETTLVTVVDQDEVVRLGVVAALRAAEGFTASAALAQADEVIVGRGLILLGARAMSAHEARPAVRSLTAGGATVILHSADERPVPLRSAIAEGASGVALRRDGIAGLLSTMRAVLAGRLAYSSQHAERLCTERDLAARLSARESDVLACLSDGLTHRQAARRLGIDEETVKTHLKSVRAKYMSLGRAVTNVGTLMREARTDGWLV; encoded by the coding sequence ATGTTCGCACTCGAACGGACCCTCACCGCCGACATCATCCCTGCCTCGCGCACCGAGACGACGCTGGTGACGGTCGTCGATCAGGACGAAGTCGTACGCCTCGGCGTGGTGGCCGCCCTGCGGGCCGCCGAAGGTTTCACCGCCTCTGCGGCGCTTGCGCAGGCCGATGAGGTCATTGTCGGCCGTGGCCTGATCCTGCTCGGCGCGCGCGCGATGTCCGCGCACGAGGCCCGGCCAGCAGTACGAAGCCTGACTGCGGGTGGCGCGACCGTGATCCTGCACTCGGCCGACGAGCGCCCCGTCCCGCTCCGCTCGGCCATCGCTGAAGGTGCCAGCGGAGTGGCTCTACGTCGCGACGGCATCGCCGGACTGCTCAGCACCATGCGCGCGGTCCTGGCCGGCCGGCTCGCGTACAGCAGCCAGCACGCCGAACGTCTCTGCACCGAACGAGACCTCGCAGCGCGACTCTCGGCTCGCGAGTCGGACGTCCTGGCGTGCCTGTCGGATGGTCTCACTCACCGCCAAGCCGCGCGCCGTCTCGGTATCGACGAGGAGACCGTGAAGACCCATCTCAAATCGGTCCGGGCCAAGTACATGTCCCTCGGACGCGCCGTCACGAACGTCGGCACGCTGATGCGCGAGGCCCGCACGGACGGCTGGCTCGTCTGA